In Microcoleus sp. AS-A8, one DNA window encodes the following:
- a CDS encoding GAF domain-containing protein, translating into MSHLRKKADLRQSQPVNCNTKKRQIEEDEVLYKNNPRLEGFQTLYESLPCIGFSLNSTGRILAVTQFGAAYLGYRVTDLTQKSIVPVIEQEDQAIFQSQLAGLQQQANPIRKWELRLVHQNGSLLSAKASACLVPGTQSNPIISLVCEEITSYKPNEETAPKSEASFYLNVEPTNHSPKQIDQTDEPLAEKNFERSLEDVCSQEEMLRMILSTSPLAFYVVDNRTDAILYFNHRFCEIWGLEHLEDPMRRGELKNNDIISKCLPLVMDVVALAELYQALQSENNPCVVEDEIYFVDGRTIRRFSAQIRDESGHYRGRLYIFEDMTQRQPAQIKFNYLECNGEEHNWAFSREINKRLQTEVALIEALQESEARFRASMEGSLDSCFVFQSVRDQSGCIEDFAFIDINSNGEKLISMSKAEVLGKNLCELLPINRTAGFFEKYVRVVETREVLEEEFAISKAGITASWLHHQVIPFADGIAITTRDITERKQAEEALRQQFLKEQLIRTIAGRIHQSLNLEEILNTTVAEVRQFLECDRVLIFRLRADGSGVVVVESVGGEWIPMSGTVINDHYLAQSYIQLYQQGRIQAVEDIYTATLAPCHRELLAQFQVRANLVVPIVHEEQLWGLLVAQQCSAPRKWQALEIDLLKSLSTQAAIAIQQSELYQQAQAEIIQRQQTEEALRQQFQRERLIGAIAGRIRRSLKLEKILNATVAEVRQVLQTDRVIIFRFQPNWSGNVVVESVASSCFSILGRNIYDPCFEQEYVLPYKQGRVLAVEDIYAANLDPCHLDLLAQIQVRANLVVPIVSNNQLWGLLVAHHCCEPRQWQSWEIDLLSALAAQAAIAIQHSQLYEQAKSHFLQEQLLNQLTQAIRSSLDLETIFATAVREIGSLVEVDYAHIVQYLPEQKLWLTVSEYRKSLDLPVALGIKIPDENNPLASQLKRLEIVRIHDTDTCEHPINQDYAKTFPGAWLLVPLHFGDSVWGSLGLVKNMHPYHWQDWEVELIYAVAAQLAIAIQQAELYQQSRSATAQAQSQAKQLEQALIELQNTQGHLVQSEKMSSLGQLVAGVAHEINNPVSFIYGNLVHASGYTQDILGLVELYQQHYPQPVPEIQSEIEMIDLDFLVEDLPKLLNSMKLGAERICEIVAALRNFSRIAEAEVKAINLHEGLDSTLMILQNRLKASGKHPEIQVIREYGNLPLVECYAGQLNQVFMNLLVNAIDAIDEQNQKRTLAEITTNPSFIRVCTELVNDHEVAIRIADNGPGMTEDVKQRLFDPFFTTKPLGTGTGLGLSISYQIVVEKHGGQLRCYSQLGQGTEFVIQIPLLQGGTDG; encoded by the coding sequence ATGAGTCACTTGAGGAAAAAAGCTGACCTTAGACAGTCTCAGCCGGTTAATTGTAATACTAAAAAGCGGCAGATTGAAGAAGACGAAGTTCTATATAAAAACAATCCTCGATTAGAGGGGTTTCAGACGTTATATGAGAGCCTTCCCTGCATTGGCTTCTCTCTCAACTCGACAGGTAGGATTCTGGCTGTTACCCAGTTCGGTGCGGCTTATTTGGGGTATAGGGTTACAGACTTAACCCAAAAATCAATTGTGCCCGTAATTGAACAAGAAGACCAAGCTATATTTCAATCCCAATTAGCTGGCTTACAGCAACAAGCTAATCCGATTAGGAAATGGGAACTCCGGCTAGTGCATCAAAATGGTAGCCTCTTATCGGCAAAAGCGAGTGCTTGCTTAGTTCCTGGAACCCAATCTAATCCAATTATTAGCCTCGTTTGTGAAGAGATTACGTCGTACAAACCCAACGAGGAAACAGCGCCAAAGTCTGAAGCAAGTTTCTATCTTAACGTTGAGCCAACTAACCATTCCCCCAAGCAAATCGACCAAACGGATGAGCCGTTAGCCGAGAAGAATTTTGAGCGTTCTTTAGAGGACGTTTGCAGCCAAGAAGAGATGCTACGAATGATACTTAGCACATCTCCTTTGGCCTTTTACGTCGTAGACAACCGTACTGATGCAATTCTTTACTTTAACCACCGCTTCTGCGAAATTTGGGGTCTCGAACACCTGGAAGACCCGATGCGGCGGGGTGAGCTTAAAAACAACGATATCATTTCCAAGTGCTTACCTCTGGTCATGGATGTGGTGGCATTGGCTGAGTTGTACCAAGCCTTGCAAAGTGAGAACAACCCATGCGTTGTTGAGGATGAAATTTACTTTGTAGATGGGCGTACTATCCGACGCTTTTCGGCGCAAATCCGAGATGAATCTGGGCATTACCGAGGACGCCTGTATATTTTCGAGGATATGACTCAGCGCCAGCCAGCCCAGATTAAATTCAACTATCTAGAATGTAATGGCGAAGAACATAACTGGGCCTTCTCTCGTGAGATTAATAAACGCCTACAAACAGAAGTTGCCTTGATTGAGGCGCTACAGGAGAGCGAGGCACGGTTCAGAGCATCTATGGAGGGAAGTTTAGATTCGTGCTTTGTATTTCAGAGCGTGCGAGATCAAAGCGGATGTATTGAGGACTTTGCTTTTATTGATATCAACTCGAACGGCGAGAAGCTGATTTCGATGTCTAAAGCGGAAGTTTTGGGCAAGAACTTGTGCGAATTGCTCCCCATTAATCGCACCGCAGGATTTTTTGAGAAATACGTTCGGGTTGTAGAAACCAGAGAAGTTTTGGAGGAAGAGTTTGCCATTTCCAAAGCGGGAATTACGGCCTCATGGTTACATCATCAGGTCATTCCCTTTGCAGATGGGATAGCGATTACGACAAGAGATATTACGGAACGCAAGCAAGCCGAAGAAGCGCTACGACAACAATTTTTGAAGGAGCAGCTCATTCGGACAATTGCAGGACGCATTCATCAGTCGTTGAACCTGGAGGAAATTCTCAACACCACAGTTGCCGAAGTGCGGCAATTTCTGGAGTGCGATCGCGTACTGATTTTCCGCCTCCGTGCTGATGGCAGTGGCGTGGTGGTTGTGGAATCGGTTGGCGGTGAATGGATACCCATGTCAGGAACGGTAATCAACGATCACTACCTGGCACAAAGCTATATCCAGCTTTACCAACAAGGGCGAATTCAAGCAGTAGAGGATATTTATACCGCCACATTGGCTCCTTGTCATCGCGAGCTACTGGCTCAGTTTCAGGTAAGAGCGAACCTCGTCGTCCCCATTGTCCACGAAGAACAATTGTGGGGGTTGCTGGTGGCTCAGCAGTGTAGCGCACCCCGGAAGTGGCAGGCATTGGAAATCGATTTACTCAAGAGCCTGTCCACCCAAGCCGCGATCGCCATTCAGCAATCTGAGCTATATCAGCAGGCTCAAGCCGAAATCATTCAACGCCAACAAACCGAAGAAGCACTACGGCAGCAGTTTCAACGAGAGCGTTTAATTGGAGCGATCGCAGGACGCATTCGTCGATCTCTAAAGTTGGAGAAGATTCTCAATGCCACCGTGGCTGAAGTGCGACAAGTGCTTCAGACGGATCGGGTGATTATTTTCCGTTTCCAGCCAAACTGGAGTGGGAATGTCGTTGTGGAATCTGTAGCGTCCAGTTGCTTCTCTATTCTGGGACGGAACATCTATGACCCTTGTTTTGAACAAGAGTATGTCTTACCTTACAAACAAGGTCGGGTTCTGGCTGTCGAAGATATTTATGCCGCCAATCTAGACCCCTGTCATCTTGATTTACTCGCCCAGATCCAGGTTAGAGCCAACCTCGTCGTACCCATTGTGAGCAACAATCAATTGTGGGGACTCCTCGTTGCCCATCACTGTTGTGAACCCCGACAATGGCAGTCATGGGAAATAGACTTGCTCTCAGCCTTGGCGGCTCAAGCGGCGATCGCGATTCAGCATAGCCAATTGTATGAACAGGCGAAATCCCATTTCTTACAAGAACAGTTACTCAATCAGCTCACTCAAGCGATTCGCAGTTCTTTAGACTTAGAGACAATTTTTGCCACAGCTGTTCGTGAGATTGGCTCTCTTGTAGAAGTAGACTACGCTCACATCGTGCAATACTTGCCGGAACAAAAGCTGTGGTTAACTGTATCCGAATATCGGAAATCCCTTGACTTGCCAGTCGCACTCGGAATCAAAATTCCCGATGAAAATAATCCGCTTGCCTCCCAACTCAAGCGATTAGAAATCGTGAGAATTCACGATACTGATACCTGTGAACACCCGATTAATCAAGACTATGCAAAAACCTTTCCAGGCGCTTGGTTACTCGTACCCTTACACTTTGGCGACTCGGTTTGGGGCAGTCTGGGTTTAGTGAAAAACATGCATCCGTACCATTGGCAAGACTGGGAAGTGGAATTAATCTATGCAGTTGCGGCTCAACTTGCGATCGCGATTCAACAAGCCGAACTTTACCAGCAAAGTCGCAGCGCCACGGCACAAGCACAGTCACAAGCAAAACAACTGGAGCAAGCTTTAATTGAACTACAAAATACCCAAGGACATCTGGTACAGAGCGAAAAAATGTCCAGTCTTGGACAATTAGTCGCTGGCGTCGCGCATGAAATTAATAACCCCGTCAGCTTTATTTATGGCAATCTTGTTCATGCCAGTGGCTACACTCAAGATATTTTGGGTTTAGTCGAGCTTTATCAACAGCACTATCCTCAACCCGTGCCAGAAATTCAGTCGGAAATTGAGATGATCGACCTGGATTTTCTGGTGGAAGACTTGCCTAAACTTCTAAATTCCATGAAGCTGGGAGCCGAACGCATTTGTGAGATTGTCGCAGCGCTACGCAACTTCTCCCGCATTGCCGAAGCAGAAGTCAAAGCGATCAATCTGCACGAGGGGCTGGATAGTACCCTGATGATTCTGCAAAACCGCTTGAAGGCTTCGGGGAAGCATCCTGAAATTCAGGTGATTAGAGAGTATGGCAACTTGCCACTCGTTGAGTGTTATGCCGGACAACTCAACCAAGTGTTTATGAATTTACTCGTCAATGCGATCGATGCCATTGATGAGCAAAATCAGAAGCGAACACTGGCAGAAATCACAACCAATCCTAGCTTTATTAGAGTCTGCACGGAACTGGTCAATGACCATGAAGTCGCGATCCGTATTGCTGACAATGGCCCAGGAATGACGGAGGATGTTAAGCAACGACTATTTGACCCATTTTTTACTACAAAACCCTTGGGAACGGGTACAGGTTTGGGATTATCGATTAGTTATCAAATTGTCGTGGAAAAACACGGGGGTCAGCTGCGTTGCTATAGTCAATTGGGGCAAGGCACAGAATTTGTGATTCAGATACCCTTGTTACAAGGAGGAACGGATGGGTAA
- a CDS encoding UBP-type zinc finger domain-containing protein translates to MTCQHLNDLAAETLISKATYPVFRCEECIKINSRWVHLRICQTCGKMLCCDSSEHQHARRHYEATGHPVISSAELGEQWVWCFVDEQGKDY, encoded by the coding sequence ATGACCTGCCAACATCTTAACGATCTGGCTGCGGAAACCCTGATTTCTAAAGCAACCTATCCAGTGTTTCGCTGTGAAGAGTGCATTAAAATTAACAGCCGCTGGGTACACCTACGCATTTGCCAAACCTGTGGAAAAATGCTGTGTTGTGACTCTTCTGAGCATCAACATGCTCGCCGTCATTATGAGGCAACGGGGCATCCAGTGATTAGTTCGGCTGAATTGGGAGAACAGTGGGTATGGTGTTTTGTAGATGAGCAGGGAAAAGACTATTGA
- a CDS encoding DUF5996 family protein yields MAVSVQGTPADIVWPSLPLAAWQDTYATLHLWTQIIGKIRLALTPKLNHWWQSTLYVTPRGLTTASIPYETRNFQISFDFLDHQLQIDTSDGITKRIALAPRSVADFYQTMISTLSEIGIEVRIWTMPQEVADPIPFDQDYQHAAYDPEYAQRFWRILVQVDRVMTVFRSRFMGKSSPVHFFWGSFDLAVTRFSGRRAPEHPGGVPNMADWVTREAYSHEVSSCGFWPGGGSVVEPVFYAYAYPAPEGFRDYPIQPTEAFYSSQMQEFILPYEVVRQADDPDVVLLAFFQSTYEAAANLGHWDRAALERTPALQD; encoded by the coding sequence ATGGCAGTTTCTGTTCAAGGTACTCCCGCTGACATCGTTTGGCCCAGTTTGCCACTAGCAGCTTGGCAGGATACGTATGCAACCCTCCATTTATGGACACAAATCATCGGTAAAATTCGGTTAGCACTAACTCCTAAACTTAATCACTGGTGGCAGTCTACTCTCTATGTAACGCCACGTGGACTGACAACTGCTTCCATCCCTTACGAAACTCGCAACTTTCAAATTAGCTTTGATTTTCTCGATCATCAATTACAGATTGACACCAGCGACGGCATTACTAAAAGAATTGCACTGGCTCCTCGCTCTGTTGCGGATTTTTACCAAACTATGATATCCACACTGAGCGAAATTGGTATCGAAGTCAGAATCTGGACGATGCCGCAAGAAGTGGCAGACCCGATTCCGTTCGACCAGGACTATCAACATGCAGCTTATGATCCAGAATATGCACAACGGTTCTGGCGAATTCTCGTGCAAGTAGACCGGGTTATGACCGTATTCCGTTCACGGTTTATGGGTAAATCTAGTCCTGTACATTTCTTCTGGGGCAGCTTTGACCTCGCTGTGACCCGTTTCTCTGGTCGTCGTGCACCAGAACATCCCGGTGGAGTTCCAAATATGGCAGATTGGGTAACACGAGAAGCCTATTCGCACGAAGTCAGTAGTTGCGGCTTTTGGCCAGGTGGTGGCTCAGTTGTAGAGCCTGTTTTTTACGCTTACGCTTACCCTGCACCGGAAGGGTTTCGAGATTACCCTATCCAACCCACAGAGGCATTTTACAGCTCACAGATGCAAGAGTTTATCTTGCCCTATGAAGTAGTGAGACAAGCTGACGATCCAGATGTGGTACTCCTTGCTTTTTTCCAAAGCACCTATGAAGCAGCGGCAAATTTAGGGCATTGGGATCGAGCAGCACTGGAGCGCACTCCAGCCCTACAAGACTAA
- a CDS encoding PrsW family glutamic-type intramembrane protease gives MTDQVYRAFLRQLSTGGAATLLLPPYHLSDSQETVIGREASCHISLEPNLYLSVSRRHVVIRPVSFLENGLPGWEICDLNSANGTFVNGNYLRGCQSLKTGDQIELGQNGPMFIFEYQFNSSSSPTPLHSPPQPTQFTVAARPPVTPVGSAGKPKPDSVTFTQLFPLASTGRDLKQKAFLVPGIVTVLFVVLMFAAVGQQDVFNVLLATYLAGAAYFFIYRLCGKSKPWWVLLLCAALTSLILIGPLLPLFITIFRDILPGSLPNEGEEVSLMSLLIRMFFGAGLMEELLKALPVLGIYVIGRLLYSPLRERIGIWEPLDGILLGAASAVGFTLIETLGQYVPGIIDNVTLQAGEAAGQISGLHLLIARILGSIVGHLSYSGYLGYFIGLSVLKPTQAWQIIGFGYICASFLHALWNTTGFVSPVLLAVVGVLSYAFLAAAILKARALSPTRSQNFATRFFGEE, from the coding sequence ATGACCGATCAAGTTTATCGCGCATTTCTGCGACAGCTGTCCACAGGTGGTGCAGCAACGCTGCTTCTTCCCCCCTACCACTTGTCTGACAGTCAAGAGACGGTCATTGGGCGTGAAGCAAGCTGCCACATTAGCTTAGAACCCAATCTCTATTTGAGCGTATCGCGGCGTCATGTTGTGATTCGTCCTGTGTCTTTTTTGGAAAATGGCTTACCCGGCTGGGAAATTTGTGACCTGAATAGTGCCAATGGCACCTTCGTGAATGGGAATTACTTACGAGGTTGTCAGTCATTGAAGACCGGCGATCAGATTGAGTTGGGTCAAAATGGCCCTATGTTCATTTTTGAGTATCAGTTCAACTCCAGCTCCAGTCCCACACCTCTTCATTCACCCCCTCAACCCACTCAGTTCACTGTTGCCGCCCGTCCGCCTGTGACTCCAGTGGGTAGTGCAGGCAAACCCAAGCCCGATTCTGTCACGTTTACCCAACTGTTTCCCCTCGCTTCCACAGGGCGGGATTTAAAACAGAAAGCCTTCTTGGTACCGGGCATTGTCACGGTGCTTTTTGTGGTGTTGATGTTTGCCGCCGTTGGTCAACAAGATGTTTTTAACGTGCTGCTTGCTACCTATTTAGCCGGGGCCGCTTATTTTTTTATCTACCGACTTTGTGGTAAGTCTAAACCTTGGTGGGTCTTACTGTTGTGTGCAGCTTTGACCAGCTTAATTTTAATCGGGCCGCTTTTGCCGCTGTTTATCACTATTTTTCGCGACATTCTGCCGGGGAGCTTACCCAATGAGGGGGAAGAGGTGAGCTTAATGTCCCTACTCATCCGCATGTTCTTTGGGGCAGGATTGATGGAAGAGTTACTCAAGGCATTGCCAGTATTGGGAATATATGTTATTGGACGATTACTTTATTCCCCTTTGCGAGAACGCATTGGCATTTGGGAACCCTTGGATGGCATTCTCTTAGGCGCGGCTTCTGCTGTGGGCTTTACCCTGATCGAAACCTTAGGGCAGTATGTTCCCGGCATTATTGATAATGTAACCCTGCAAGCCGGTGAAGCCGCCGGTCAGATTTCCGGATTGCACTTGCTCATCGCCCGGATTCTCGGCTCGATTGTTGGACACCTGTCTTACAGTGGTTACTTGGGGTATTTTATTGGGTTAAGTGTCCTCAAGCCCACTCAGGCGTGGCAGATTATAGGCTTTGGTTATATTTGTGCCTCCTTTCTCCATGCTCTGTGGAATACAACCGGATTTGTCAGTCCCGTACTCTTGGCGGTGGTGGGAGTTTTATCCTACGCCTTTTTGGCAGCGGCAATTCTCAAGGCGAGGGCACTTTCACCGACGCGATCGCAAAATTTCGCCACTCGCTTTTTTGGTGAGGAGTAG
- the def gene encoding peptide deformylase has translation MTAQLLVEKKKLENPPLKIHYLGDRVLRQPAKRVAKVDQSIRQVAQQMLQTMYSADGIGLAAPQVGIHKQIIVIDCEPDNPDNKPLVLINPTIKRFGSKLCDAQEGCLSIPNVYLDVMRPEEVEVAYKDENGRPQTLKADGLLARAIQHEMDHLNGVMFVDRVENGLALTEELNKHGFSPQAVKPLA, from the coding sequence ATGACTGCTCAACTCCTCGTTGAAAAGAAAAAATTAGAGAATCCACCGCTAAAGATTCATTATCTGGGCGATCGCGTCTTACGTCAGCCGGCCAAGCGGGTTGCTAAAGTAGACCAAAGCATCCGGCAGGTGGCTCAGCAGATGCTGCAAACCATGTACAGCGCTGATGGGATTGGGCTTGCCGCCCCTCAGGTTGGGATTCACAAGCAAATCATTGTCATCGACTGCGAACCGGATAACCCTGATAATAAACCTCTGGTTTTAATTAATCCAACGATCAAACGTTTTGGTAGCAAGCTGTGCGATGCCCAAGAAGGGTGTCTGAGTATACCGAATGTTTACTTGGATGTGATGCGCCCCGAAGAAGTGGAGGTGGCTTACAAAGATGAGAACGGACGTCCTCAAACCTTAAAGGCGGATGGACTTTTAGCTCGTGCGATTCAGCATGAGATGGATCACTTAAATGGCGTGATGTTTGTAGATCGCGTGGAGAATGGTCTAGCTTTGACCGAAGAACTGAACAAGCACGGTTTCTCACCCCAAGCCGTCAAACCCCTCGCTTAG
- a CDS encoding ABC transporter permease, giving the protein MFQFLTKLDYLLRETLLGLRRGGWMNWAAVSTVTVLLFLFGMSLQASWKLEGLLNQFGSPVEVSVYLDPGAPVEQVIPLVAQLPHVTDVKAISKEQAWAVLVKEMGLSDIEAATEQLEGNPLVDELKVKAQASQHVPMIAKQLAQIPGIDEVQYMDEVIQRMQQLNQGLSWVSLTIISLLTLTAVAVITTTIRLIVMARRREIEIMQLVGATTSWIYLPFILQGMTFGVLGAMIAWVLITSVQMFLANLLTTGPDFIQYIASGAQPNPIQILLLPLLLLTLGGSVGLMGSLFAVRRFASR; this is encoded by the coding sequence ATGTTCCAATTTCTCACAAAACTGGATTACCTCCTGCGCGAAACTCTTTTGGGTTTACGGCGCGGGGGTTGGATGAATTGGGCGGCGGTTAGCACCGTCACTGTTTTGTTGTTTCTGTTTGGTATGAGTTTACAGGCATCTTGGAAATTAGAGGGATTGCTCAACCAGTTCGGGAGTCCGGTGGAAGTCTCTGTCTACCTCGATCCAGGCGCACCTGTAGAACAGGTTATACCTCTAGTTGCCCAACTGCCTCATGTCACGGATGTGAAAGCGATTTCCAAAGAGCAAGCCTGGGCCGTTTTGGTCAAGGAAATGGGTCTTTCGGATATCGAGGCAGCGACGGAGCAATTGGAAGGAAATCCCCTTGTCGATGAACTGAAGGTTAAAGCGCAAGCCTCCCAGCATGTGCCAATGATCGCTAAGCAACTGGCTCAGATACCGGGGATCGATGAGGTGCAATATATGGATGAGGTAATCCAACGGATGCAACAGCTCAATCAGGGTTTGAGCTGGGTGAGCCTGACCATTATTAGTCTTCTGACTCTGACAGCCGTTGCGGTGATCACAACTACGATTCGTTTGATTGTGATGGCACGACGCCGGGAAATTGAGATTATGCAGCTTGTGGGAGCCACGACTTCTTGGATTTATCTGCCGTTTATTTTGCAGGGGATGACTTTTGGGGTTCTCGGCGCGATGATTGCCTGGGTTTTGATTACCAGCGTTCAAATGTTTCTCGCCAATTTGCTGACGACGGGGCCAGATTTTATCCAATATATCGCTAGTGGCGCACAACCCAATCCGATTCAGATATTGCTGCTGCCGTTGCTTTTGTTAACTCTTGGGGGTTCAGTCGGCTTGATGGGAAGTTTGTTTGCTGTACGCCGATTTGCTTCACGCTGA
- a CDS encoding peroxiredoxin, whose protein sequence is MSPIEGCLRVGQQAPDFTATAVADQEFKTIKLSDYRGQYVVLFFYPLDFTFVCPTEITAFSDRAEEFNTIGAQILGVSVDSEFSHLAWIQTDRKSGGIGDLNYPLVSDIKKEISTAYNVLDPDAGVALRGLFIIDKDGVIQHATINNLSFGRSVDETLRTLKAIQYVQSHPDEVCPAGWQPGDKTMVPDPVKSKVFFAAV, encoded by the coding sequence ATGAGCCCGATTGAAGGATGTCTGCGGGTAGGTCAACAAGCCCCCGACTTCACGGCTACTGCTGTAGCCGATCAAGAATTTAAGACGATTAAATTATCTGACTATCGGGGTCAATATGTTGTCTTGTTCTTCTATCCGTTGGACTTCACCTTTGTCTGCCCCACTGAAATCACGGCCTTTAGCGATCGCGCTGAAGAATTCAATACCATCGGCGCTCAAATCCTCGGCGTGTCGGTGGACAGTGAATTCTCGCACCTCGCTTGGATTCAAACCGATCGCAAATCGGGCGGGATCGGAGACTTAAACTACCCTCTGGTTTCGGATATCAAAAAAGAAATCAGCACCGCCTACAACGTCCTCGACCCCGATGCGGGTGTGGCGCTGCGCGGGTTATTCATCATCGATAAAGATGGTGTGATTCAACACGCCACCATCAACAACCTATCCTTTGGTCGTAGCGTGGATGAAACATTGCGTACCCTGAAAGCGATTCAGTACGTTCAGTCTCATCCAGACGAAGTTTGCCCAGCCGGTTGGCAACCCGGTGACAAGACAATGGTTCCCGACCCCGTCAAGTCGAAGGTGTTCTTCGCCGCTGTGTAG
- a CDS encoding amylo-alpha-1,6-glucosidase encodes MKDLDTREWLLTNGLGSFANGTVCDARTRTYHGWLIAALEPPGRRTLLLSHLDASLEVAGDLWALSTNFWRGGKIDPVGYQLLQSFEIDPVPSWIWGEKHWRLTRQLVMPYSWVETGDGESLSNSQSQLDHRILIQYRYEGTQVATLRLRPIIGDRDFHHQQSANEGLQFSQLVKPPQIYLQGIRGTQVGSPWLLRWSGGEYQPEGVWYWNYYYPEENRRGLGDKEDLYSPGYLSVVLHPGEAVTLEARVGWPEGMLPELNSDCFEQALQAEQERQSQLYAQAPVTLKGERDEIWHQLLRAGDQFIAYRASIAGPTVIAGYPWFNDWGRDTLIALPGLTLATGRFTLARGLLETFGAYCRGGLIPNTFPDAGAEPIYNSIDASLWWIEVLGIYLETTQDWEFLAQQYPLVRKIYKALTAGTLYHIRVDAADGLLTWNVPNAALTWMDVVIDGCPVTPRRGKPVEINALWYSALCWMARWTEKLVHDSKSDGVRLSHQAQHYSQQAQKVKASLQKFWNTERNYLYDTIEPDDRRDARIRPNAVLALSLHHCGFAKAQGRRVLRVACDRLLTPYGLRSLDPSDPAYVGYYHGDRFHRDRAYHQGTVWSWLIGPFIRAWKRFYDTQPLPWSCLPLLEHLQEQACLGSISEIFDGDRPHSPQGAIAQAWSVAELIRHFGDFGS; translated from the coding sequence GTGAAAGACTTAGACACGCGGGAATGGCTACTGACCAATGGCTTGGGTAGTTTTGCCAACGGTACAGTTTGTGATGCTCGCACTCGTACTTATCATGGCTGGTTAATTGCGGCTCTTGAGCCTCCGGGACGCCGGACATTATTACTCTCTCATCTGGATGCCAGCCTGGAAGTGGCAGGTGATCTCTGGGCACTCTCAACGAATTTCTGGAGAGGTGGCAAGATTGACCCTGTGGGTTATCAACTCCTGCAATCCTTTGAAATCGACCCAGTGCCGAGTTGGATTTGGGGAGAAAAACACTGGCGGTTAACGCGGCAGTTGGTAATGCCTTATAGCTGGGTAGAGACTGGAGACGGCGAATCTCTGAGTAATTCTCAATCCCAATTGGATCACCGAATTTTGATTCAGTATCGCTATGAAGGCACTCAGGTAGCCACTCTGAGACTACGACCGATTATCGGCGATCGCGACTTTCACCATCAGCAATCCGCCAATGAGGGGTTACAATTTTCCCAATTGGTGAAACCTCCGCAAATCTACCTGCAAGGGATTCGTGGAACCCAAGTGGGGTCACCCTGGCTGCTGCGCTGGAGTGGGGGTGAGTATCAACCAGAGGGGGTTTGGTACTGGAATTATTACTACCCAGAGGAAAATCGACGGGGATTAGGTGACAAGGAAGACCTCTATAGCCCTGGGTACCTGAGTGTCGTGCTACATCCAGGGGAAGCTGTGACGCTGGAAGCCAGGGTTGGATGGCCTGAGGGGATGCTCCCTGAGCTGAATTCAGATTGCTTCGAGCAAGCTTTACAGGCTGAGCAAGAACGGCAAAGTCAGCTCTATGCTCAAGCACCCGTGACGCTCAAGGGTGAGCGGGATGAGATCTGGCATCAGTTATTGCGAGCAGGCGATCAATTTATCGCTTACCGCGCCTCGATTGCCGGTCCCACGGTGATTGCAGGTTACCCTTGGTTCAATGACTGGGGACGCGATACGCTAATTGCCCTCCCTGGACTAACGTTAGCCACAGGGCGTTTTACGCTGGCGAGGGGATTGTTAGAAACGTTTGGTGCCTATTGCCGTGGGGGTTTGATTCCCAATACTTTTCCGGATGCGGGCGCAGAGCCAATCTATAACAGTATTGATGCTTCCCTGTGGTGGATTGAAGTTCTGGGAATCTATCTAGAAACAACGCAGGATTGGGAATTTTTAGCTCAGCAATACCCTCTGGTGCGGAAAATCTACAAAGCCTTGACAGCCGGTACTCTCTACCATATACGGGTTGATGCTGCCGATGGACTCTTGACTTGGAATGTGCCTAATGCTGCCCTGACTTGGATGGATGTTGTCATTGATGGTTGTCCGGTGACGCCGCGCCGGGGCAAACCGGTAGAAATTAACGCTCTTTGGTACTCTGCGTTATGTTGGATGGCGCGATGGACTGAAAAACTGGTTCATGATTCTAAAAGTGATGGCGTGCGTCTCTCACACCAGGCGCAACACTATTCACAACAAGCGCAAAAGGTCAAGGCTTCTTTACAAAAGTTCTGGAATACAGAGCGGAATTACTTGTATGACACGATTGAGCCAGATGACCGACGAGATGCCCGCATTCGCCCGAATGCAGTTTTGGCGCTCTCCCTACATCATTGTGGATTTGCTAAGGCGCAAGGACGGCGGGTTTTGCGGGTGGCGTGCGATCGCCTCCTGACTCCCTATGGGTTGCGAAGTCTTGACCCATCTGACCCAGCTTACGTGGGATACTATCACGGCGATCGATTCCATCGCGATCGCGCTTACCATCAGGGCACGGTTTGGAGTTGGCTGATTGGGCCGTTTATCCGTGCTTGGAAGCGTTTTTACGACACACAACCCCTGCCTTGGAGCTGTTTACCGTTGCTCGAACACCTTCAGGAGCAAGCGTGCCTGGGTTCGATTTCCGAAATTTTTGATGGGGATCGACCCCACTCACCCCAAGGTGCGATCGCGCAGGCTTGGTCGGTGGCTGAACTCATCCGCCACTTTGGAGATTTTGGGTCTTAG